One segment of Herbaspirillum hiltneri N3 DNA contains the following:
- the apaG gene encoding Co2+/Mg2+ efflux protein ApaG: MATYELTVTVKTQYLEEQSDPARSHYVFAYAITIVNSGQVPAQLISRHWVITDANNHAEEVRGLGVVGHQPFLQPGEQFEYTSGTSLQTPQGSMHGEYFCVAEDGEQFDVKIPEFILSLPRTLH; this comes from the coding sequence ATGGCGACGTATGAGTTAACGGTGACGGTCAAGACGCAATATCTGGAAGAGCAGTCCGATCCGGCGCGTTCGCATTATGTATTCGCCTATGCGATCACCATCGTCAACTCAGGGCAGGTGCCGGCCCAGCTGATTTCGCGCCACTGGGTCATTACCGACGCCAACAACCACGCCGAAGAGGTGCGCGGTCTGGGCGTCGTCGGCCATCAGCCCTTCCTGCAACCGGGGGAACAGTTCGAATACACCAGCGGTACGTCATTGCAGACGCCGCAGGGTTCGATGCACGGAGAGTATTTCTGCGTCGCCGAAGACGGCGAACAGTTCGACGTGAAGATCCCGGAGTTCATCCTGTCGCTGCCGCGTACGCTGCATTAA
- a CDS encoding LysR family transcriptional regulator, which translates to MESLTSIECFVASAEAGSFSAAARRLGLTSAAVGKNVARLESSLGVRLFQRSTRSLRLTEAGERFLQEVSGGLSSIQSAVANLASSGGQPAGVLKVSMGTGFGREYIVPLLGGFLERYPAISPDWHFDNRPVDLITEGFDAAIGGGIELPPGIVARELAPAHRVLLASPAYLATRPPIRTPEDLVQHDGILIRSPQTGRVRAWTLRNGDGVQAPIDLKVKMTMSDPNAACEIAEMDMGITLTAMPHAVVYLDKGTLVRVLPDWYVDGGMLALYFAAARLLPAKTRVFVDYVVEHFRSEQLAQRFSAF; encoded by the coding sequence ATGGAATCCTTAACCAGCATTGAGTGCTTTGTCGCCTCGGCCGAGGCCGGCAGCTTCTCCGCAGCCGCGCGCCGACTCGGCCTGACCTCGGCGGCGGTCGGCAAGAACGTCGCCCGGCTTGAGTCCAGCCTGGGGGTACGGTTGTTCCAGCGCAGCACGCGCAGCCTGCGCCTGACCGAGGCGGGAGAAAGATTCTTGCAGGAAGTCAGCGGCGGACTGTCCAGCATCCAGAGCGCGGTGGCCAATCTGGCCAGTTCCGGCGGCCAACCGGCCGGGGTGCTCAAGGTCAGCATGGGGACCGGCTTCGGCCGCGAGTACATCGTGCCGCTGCTGGGCGGTTTCCTCGAACGCTATCCAGCCATCTCGCCGGACTGGCACTTCGACAATCGTCCCGTGGATCTGATTACGGAAGGCTTTGATGCGGCCATCGGCGGCGGCATCGAACTGCCGCCCGGCATCGTCGCGCGCGAGCTGGCGCCGGCGCATCGGGTCTTGCTGGCGTCACCGGCCTACCTTGCCACGCGCCCGCCCATCCGCACGCCGGAAGATCTGGTCCAGCACGACGGCATCCTGATCCGTTCGCCGCAAACCGGTCGCGTGCGCGCATGGACCCTGCGCAACGGTGACGGCGTGCAGGCGCCGATCGACCTGAAGGTGAAAATGACGATGAGCGACCCCAACGCCGCCTGCGAAATCGCCGAAATGGACATGGGCATCACCCTGACGGCGATGCCGCACGCCGTGGTTTATCTGGACAAGGGAACGCTGGTGAGGGTGTTGCCGGACTGGTATGTCGACGGCGGCATGCTGGCGCTCTACTTCGCTGCGGCGCGGCTGCTGCCAGCCAAGACACGCGTGTTCGTTGACTACGTGGTGGAGCATTTCCGCAGCGAACAACTGGCGCAGCGATTTTCCGCGTTCTGA
- a CDS encoding 3-oxoacyl-ACP reductase family protein gives MTANNTNLSLSNKVAFVQGGSRGIGAAIVKRLVQEGAIVAFTYVSSPDKAQALVSEVEAKGGRALAIQADSSDTAALQQAIRIAAETFGRLDILVNNAGVLAMGPVEEFKLEDLDRTLDVNVRSVFVATQEAVRFMREGGRVITIGSTNADRMPFAGGAVYAMSKSAIVGLTKGLARDLGPRGITVNNVQPGPVDTDMNPADSDFAGALKGLMALPRYGKAEEIASFVAYLAGPEAGYITGASLTIDGGFSA, from the coding sequence ATGACTGCAAACAACACCAATCTGAGCCTGTCTAACAAAGTTGCCTTCGTGCAAGGCGGTTCGCGCGGCATCGGCGCCGCCATCGTCAAGCGCCTGGTGCAGGAAGGTGCGATCGTCGCCTTCACTTACGTCAGCTCGCCAGACAAGGCCCAGGCGCTGGTCAGCGAAGTCGAAGCCAAGGGCGGCCGTGCACTGGCAATCCAGGCCGACAGCTCGGACACCGCAGCATTGCAACAAGCCATCCGCATCGCCGCAGAAACCTTTGGCCGCCTGGACATTCTGGTCAACAACGCCGGCGTGCTGGCGATGGGCCCGGTGGAAGAATTCAAGCTGGAAGATCTGGACCGTACCCTGGACGTGAACGTGCGCAGTGTATTCGTCGCAACACAGGAAGCCGTGCGTTTCATGCGCGAAGGCGGTCGCGTTATCACCATCGGCAGCACCAACGCCGACCGCATGCCATTCGCCGGCGGCGCCGTGTACGCCATGAGCAAGTCGGCCATCGTCGGCCTGACTAAGGGCCTGGCGCGCGACCTCGGTCCGCGCGGCATCACCGTCAACAATGTGCAACCAGGTCCGGTCGACACCGACATGAATCCGGCCGACAGCGATTTTGCCGGCGCGCTGAAAGGCCTGATGGCGTTGCCGCGTTATGGCAAGGCCGAAGAAATCGCCAGCTTCGTGGCGTATCTGGCAGGCCCTGAAGCGGGTTACATCACCGGCGCCAGCCTGACGATCGACGGCGGCTTCTCAGCCTGA
- a CDS encoding aminodeoxychorismate/anthranilate synthase component II: protein MLLMIDNYDSFTYNIVQYFGELGEEVLTIRNDEITLDEIEKLNPERICLSPGPCSPREAGICIDLLKRFSGKLPILGVCLGHQAIGEAFGGNVVRAKQVMHGKTSKIAHTGVGVFKDIPSPYTVIRYHSLAIERASLPDCLEVTAWTDDGEIMGVRHKEFDLQGVQFHPESILSEHGHALLKNFLTGTARA from the coding sequence ATGCTGCTGATGATCGACAACTACGATTCCTTCACCTACAACATCGTCCAGTATTTCGGCGAACTCGGCGAAGAGGTGCTGACCATCCGTAACGATGAAATCACGCTCGATGAAATCGAAAAACTGAATCCTGAACGCATCTGCCTCTCGCCCGGCCCTTGCAGCCCGAGAGAAGCCGGCATCTGCATCGACCTGCTCAAGCGCTTTTCCGGCAAGTTGCCCATCCTCGGCGTCTGCCTCGGTCACCAGGCCATCGGCGAAGCCTTCGGCGGCAACGTGGTGCGCGCCAAGCAAGTCATGCACGGCAAGACTTCGAAGATCGCCCATACCGGCGTCGGCGTGTTCAAGGACATTCCCAGCCCCTACACCGTGATCCGCTACCACTCGCTGGCCATCGAGCGCGCCTCGCTGCCCGACTGCCTCGAAGTGACCGCGTGGACCGACGATGGCGAAATCATGGGCGTGCGCCACAAGGAATTCGATCTGCAGGGCGTGCAATTCCACCCCGAGTCGATCCTCTCCGAACACGGCCACGCTTTGCTGAAAAACTTCCTGACCGGCACCGCGCGCGCATGA
- a CDS encoding LysE family translocator yields the protein MIPLNDLLIFALAALVLVLTPGPNMMYCVSRSICQGRAAGMISLLGVAAGFVVHMLAATFGLTALFLAVPLAYDLIKYLGAAYLLWMAWNAIKPGGSSPFQTQDLPHDSNATLFRMGFLTNLLNPKAAMFYMSFLPQFIHAEHGHVMLQSLTLGVTQIAVSFTVNGLLILTASAIAGFFSSNPGWMRVQRYVMGLTLGALAFRLALDQRK from the coding sequence ATGATTCCCCTGAACGATTTACTGATCTTCGCGCTGGCGGCATTGGTGCTGGTGCTCACGCCCGGCCCCAACATGATGTATTGCGTGTCGCGCTCCATCTGCCAGGGACGTGCAGCAGGGATGATTTCCTTGCTGGGCGTGGCGGCCGGGTTCGTGGTCCACATGCTGGCGGCGACCTTCGGCCTGACGGCCTTGTTCCTGGCGGTGCCGCTGGCCTATGACCTGATCAAGTATCTCGGGGCAGCCTATCTGCTGTGGATGGCATGGAACGCAATCAAACCGGGCGGCTCGTCACCATTCCAGACCCAGGACCTGCCGCATGACAGCAATGCGACCTTGTTCCGCATGGGTTTCCTGACCAACCTGCTCAATCCCAAGGCGGCGATGTTCTATATGTCGTTCCTGCCGCAATTCATCCATGCCGAACATGGCCACGTCATGCTGCAGAGCCTGACGCTGGGCGTGACCCAGATCGCCGTCAGTTTCACCGTCAACGGCTTGCTGATTCTGACCGCCAGCGCCATTGCCGGCTTCTTTTCCAGCAATCCGGGATGGATGCGTGTACAGCGCTATGTCATGGGACTGACGCTGGGCGCATTGGCGTTCCGGCTGGCGCTGGATCAGCGCAAATAG
- the rpe gene encoding ribulose-phosphate 3-epimerase: MPNYRIAPSILSADFARLGEEVRNVVAAGADIIHFDVMDNHYVPNLTIGPLVCEAIRPHVQVPIDVHLMVKPVDRIIPDFAKAGANIITFHPEGSEHIDRSLQLIRDNGCKAGLVFNPGTPLHFLDHVMDKIDIVLIMSVNPGFGGQSFIPEALKKIAAVRRRIDESGRDIMLEVDGGIKIDNIAAAAKAGADTFVAGSAIFGKPDYKAVIDAMRGELAK; encoded by the coding sequence ATGCCCAACTACCGTATCGCCCCCAGCATCTTGTCCGCCGACTTCGCCCGCCTGGGCGAGGAAGTCCGCAATGTCGTCGCTGCCGGCGCCGACATTATTCACTTCGACGTGATGGACAACCATTATGTTCCCAACCTGACCATCGGACCTTTGGTTTGCGAAGCCATCCGTCCGCATGTACAGGTGCCGATCGACGTCCATCTGATGGTCAAGCCGGTGGATCGCATCATTCCCGACTTCGCCAAGGCCGGCGCCAACATCATCACTTTCCATCCGGAAGGTTCCGAGCACATCGATCGTTCGCTGCAACTGATCCGCGACAACGGCTGCAAAGCCGGCCTGGTGTTCAATCCTGGCACGCCGTTGCATTTCCTCGATCACGTCATGGACAAGATCGACATCGTCCTGATCATGTCCGTCAACCCGGGCTTCGGCGGCCAGTCCTTCATTCCTGAAGCATTGAAGAAAATCGCCGCAGTGCGCCGCCGCATCGACGAATCCGGCCGCGACATCATGCTGGAAGTCGACGGCGGCATCAAAATCGACAATATCGCAGCAGCAGCCAAGGCCGGCGCCGACACCTTCGTGGCCGGCTCCGCCATCTTCGGCAAGCCGGACTACAAGGCCGTCATCGACGCCATGCGTGGCGAACTGGCCAAGTAA
- the trpD gene encoding anthranilate phosphoribosyltransferase: MSITPQEALLRCIEHREIFHDEMLTLFRQIMSGDMSPVMIAALTMGLRVKKESIGEIAAAAQVMREFATKVPMADTTNLLDIVGTGGDGAHTFNISTASMFVAAAAGARVAKHGGRSVSSSSGSADVLEALGADINLQPEQVAQSIAQTGIGFMFAPNHHAAMKHAAPVRKELGVRTIFNILGPLTNPAGAPNILMGVFHADLVGIQVRVLQRLGAQHAIVVWGRDNLDEVTLGGATMIGELVNGEIREYEIHPEDFGMSMFASRNLQVANANESKEKIFEALKGVPGPVHDIVAINAGTALYAAGIATSIEEGLNKARATIASGAALAKVDQFVNATKLLGGKG; this comes from the coding sequence ATGTCCATCACACCACAAGAAGCCTTACTGCGCTGCATCGAGCACCGCGAAATTTTCCACGACGAAATGCTGACGCTGTTCCGTCAGATCATGAGCGGCGACATGTCGCCCGTCATGATCGCCGCGCTCACCATGGGCCTGCGCGTCAAGAAGGAAAGCATCGGCGAAATCGCCGCCGCCGCGCAAGTCATGCGCGAGTTCGCCACCAAAGTGCCGATGGCCGACACCACCAACCTGCTCGACATCGTCGGCACCGGCGGCGACGGCGCGCACACCTTCAATATTTCCACCGCCTCGATGTTCGTTGCCGCCGCAGCCGGAGCGCGCGTGGCCAAGCACGGCGGCCGCAGCGTATCCTCGTCGTCAGGCAGCGCCGACGTGCTCGAAGCGCTCGGCGCCGATATCAACCTGCAACCGGAACAGGTCGCGCAATCGATCGCACAAACCGGCATCGGCTTCATGTTCGCTCCCAACCACCATGCCGCCATGAAGCACGCGGCGCCGGTGCGCAAGGAACTGGGCGTACGCACCATCTTCAACATCCTCGGCCCGCTGACCAATCCGGCAGGCGCGCCGAATATCCTGATGGGCGTGTTCCATGCCGATCTGGTCGGCATCCAGGTGCGCGTGCTGCAACGCCTCGGCGCCCAACACGCGATCGTGGTCTGGGGCCGCGACAACCTCGACGAAGTCACGCTGGGCGGCGCCACCATGATCGGCGAGCTGGTCAACGGCGAAATCCGCGAATATGAAATCCATCCGGAAGATTTCGGCATGAGCATGTTCGCCAGCCGCAACCTGCAAGTCGCCAATGCCAACGAATCGAAGGAAAAAATCTTCGAAGCACTCAAGGGCGTGCCTGGTCCGGTGCACGACATCGTCGCCATCAATGCAGGCACCGCGCTGTACGCAGCCGGCATTGCGACGTCGATCGAGGAAGGCCTGAACAAGGCGCGCGCGACCATTGCCTCGGGCGCGGCGCTGGCCAAGGTCGATCAGTTCGTGAATGCGACGAAGCTGCTGGGCGGCAAAGGCTGA
- a CDS encoding phosphoglycolate phosphatase produces MLDNIKAAIIDLDGTMLDTAPDFHVAVNRMRADLGLGPLAMQTIVNFVGKGSENLMRRVLAVDYDEDGVEQRFEEALASYQEHYLAINGDYATLYPNVIEGLQALKAKGLRLACVTNKPIAFALPLMDKKGLYPFFDVIYGGDSLPKKKPDPMPLLQVCADFSLQPVQVVAIGDSSNDAQAARAAGCRVLNVPYGYNHGEPIHNVDSDGIVPTLLDAAHQIS; encoded by the coding sequence ATGCTCGACAACATCAAAGCCGCCATCATCGACCTCGACGGCACCATGCTCGACACCGCTCCGGATTTCCACGTTGCGGTCAACCGCATGCGCGCCGACCTGGGCCTGGGGCCGCTGGCGATGCAGACCATCGTCAATTTTGTCGGCAAGGGATCGGAAAACCTGATGCGCCGCGTGCTGGCCGTCGACTACGACGAAGACGGCGTGGAGCAGCGCTTCGAGGAAGCGCTGGCGTCCTATCAGGAGCATTACCTCGCCATCAACGGCGACTACGCCACGCTGTATCCGAACGTGATCGAAGGCCTGCAGGCGCTCAAGGCCAAGGGCCTGCGCCTGGCTTGTGTGACCAACAAACCGATCGCCTTCGCACTGCCGCTGATGGATAAAAAGGGCCTGTATCCGTTTTTTGATGTGATTTACGGCGGCGATTCACTGCCGAAAAAGAAGCCGGATCCCATGCCTTTGCTGCAGGTTTGCGCAGATTTTTCCCTGCAGCCGGTGCAGGTAGTGGCCATCGGCGACTCGTCCAATGACGCGCAAGCCGCGCGGGCGGCGGGTTGCAGGGTGCTCAACGTGCCGTACGGCTACAATCACGGCGAACCTATACACAACGTCGATTCCGATGGTATAGTTCCAACGCTGCTCGATGCAGCGCACCAAATCTCGTAG
- the trpC gene encoding indole-3-glycerol phosphate synthase TrpC produces the protein MSDILNKILDVKAEEVTAAKKHRDLASLRRDVESDTEARAQLRGFETGLRDKIAAGHAGIIAEVKKASPSKGVIRPDFKPAEIAASYAAHGAACLSVLTDVQFFQGAPEYLRQARAACALPVLRKDFMMDLYQVYEARSWGADAILLIVAALDHGLMAELEACAHELGMSVLVEVHDGVELDAALKLKTALLGINNRNLRTFETTLDTTLSLLPRIPSDKLVITESAIATPDDVKRMRDAKVNAFLVGEAFMRAPEPGVELARLFA, from the coding sequence ATGTCTGACATCCTCAACAAGATCCTCGACGTCAAAGCCGAGGAAGTCACAGCGGCCAAAAAACACCGCGACCTCGCCAGCCTGCGCCGCGACGTTGAATCCGATACCGAAGCGCGCGCGCAATTGCGCGGCTTCGAAACCGGCCTGCGCGACAAGATCGCTGCGGGCCACGCCGGCATCATCGCCGAAGTCAAAAAGGCCTCGCCGTCCAAAGGCGTGATCCGTCCCGACTTCAAGCCGGCCGAGATTGCCGCCAGCTATGCCGCTCACGGCGCTGCCTGCCTGTCGGTGCTGACCGATGTGCAATTCTTCCAGGGCGCTCCGGAATACCTCCGGCAGGCGCGCGCCGCCTGTGCGTTGCCGGTGCTGCGCAAGGATTTCATGATGGACTTGTACCAGGTCTATGAAGCACGTTCCTGGGGCGCCGACGCCATCCTACTGATCGTCGCCGCGCTCGACCACGGCCTGATGGCGGAGTTGGAAGCCTGTGCCCATGAACTCGGCATGAGCGTGCTGGTGGAAGTGCACGACGGCGTTGAACTCGACGCCGCGCTGAAACTGAAGACCGCGCTGCTGGGCATCAACAACCGCAACCTGCGTACCTTCGAAACCACGCTGGACACGACACTCAGCCTGTTGCCGCGCATTCCGTCCGACAAACTGGTCATCACCGAATCGGCCATTGCCACGCCGGACGACGTCAAGCGCATGCGCGACGCCAAGGTCAACGCCTTCCTGGTCGGAGAAGCCTTCATGCGTGCGCCGGAACCCGGTGTCGAGCTGGCGCGCTTGTTTGCCTGA
- a CDS encoding DHA2 family efflux MFS transporter permease subunit gives MTAAQTPSRAHWLPFIVAATFFMEYLDTTIIATALPQMAQAFKVGPNELSLGMTAYMLTLAVFIPISGWIADRLGSRTVFASAIVIFTLASVLCGISGSVFEFTAARILQGMGGALMVPVGRLIVVRNTSKDKLMKAISTITWPAIVAPVVGPSLGGFITTYFSWHWIFLINVPFGIAALTAVLRIVPNERGNQRKPLDMIGFFLSGTALTSLLYGTELASHTDTNLLVAMLFIAGGLVLGVFSYRHGMRREHPLLDYSTLKVSTFNVTVVAGSFTRIGIEAVPYLLPLLFQIGFGLSAFHSGLLLLASALGNLGMKMFTTRVLQRFGFRRVALNNAVIAGVFVVACGLLTATTPVPVVLMTIFIYGLSRSMQFTTLATLAYADVSEAQKSAASTLWSVAQQMTIGMGIAFGALALRVASYFNGSGEAHFSVIDFHWAFAMAGLLTLCSALGYRHLAKDAGNNLGGGVRGAPKNR, from the coding sequence ATGACAGCCGCACAGACGCCATCGCGCGCGCATTGGTTGCCGTTCATCGTGGCGGCGACCTTCTTCATGGAGTACCTCGACACCACCATCATCGCGACGGCCTTGCCGCAGATGGCGCAGGCGTTCAAGGTCGGACCGAATGAACTGAGCCTGGGCATGACCGCCTACATGCTGACGCTGGCGGTGTTCATTCCGATCAGCGGCTGGATCGCCGACCGGCTTGGGTCGCGGACGGTGTTTGCTTCTGCGATCGTGATCTTCACGCTGGCGTCGGTGCTGTGCGGGATTTCCGGCAGCGTCTTTGAATTCACCGCCGCACGTATTTTGCAAGGCATGGGTGGCGCGCTGATGGTGCCGGTAGGTCGCCTGATCGTGGTGCGCAATACCAGCAAGGACAAGCTGATGAAGGCGATCTCGACGATCACCTGGCCGGCGATTGTGGCCCCGGTCGTGGGGCCGTCGCTGGGCGGCTTCATCACCACCTATTTTTCCTGGCACTGGATTTTCCTGATCAACGTACCGTTCGGCATCGCCGCATTGACCGCGGTGCTGCGCATCGTGCCAAACGAACGCGGCAACCAGCGCAAGCCGCTCGACATGATCGGCTTCTTCCTCAGCGGCACGGCGTTGACTTCCCTCTTGTACGGCACCGAACTGGCCAGCCACACCGACACCAATCTGCTGGTCGCGATGCTGTTCATCGCCGGCGGCCTTGTTCTCGGCGTGTTCTCGTATCGCCACGGCATGCGCCGCGAACATCCTCTGCTGGACTACTCAACGCTCAAGGTGTCGACATTCAACGTGACCGTCGTCGCCGGCTCGTTCACGCGCATCGGCATCGAGGCGGTGCCGTATTTGCTGCCGCTGTTGTTCCAGATCGGCTTCGGTTTGTCGGCATTCCATTCGGGCTTGCTGCTGCTGGCCAGCGCATTGGGTAACCTCGGCATGAAGATGTTCACCACGCGCGTGTTGCAGCGTTTTGGTTTTCGTCGCGTGGCGCTGAACAATGCGGTGATTGCAGGTGTGTTCGTGGTGGCGTGCGGACTGCTCACCGCAACCACGCCGGTGCCGGTGGTGTTGATGACGATCTTCATCTACGGCCTGTCGCGCTCGATGCAGTTCACCACGCTGGCGACCCTGGCGTATGCCGATGTCAGCGAAGCGCAAAAGAGCGCCGCCTCCACTTTATGGAGCGTGGCGCAGCAGATGACGATCGGGATGGGGATTGCATTTGGCGCGCTGGCCTTGCGCGTGGCTTCCTATTTCAACGGAAGCGGCGAGGCGCATTTCTCCGTCATCGACTTCCATTGGGCGTTCGCCATGGCCGGTTTGTTGACGCTGTGTTCGGCGCTCGGCTATCGCCATCTGGCGAAGGATGCCGGCAACAATCTGGGTGGCGGCGTGCGCGGCGCGCCGAAGAATCGCTGA
- the mltA gene encoding murein transglycosylase A, whose protein sequence is MSLIQTSIRRSLPALAVIVAVSLAACTTTPLPPATPTPPVTPAKPSVPAQPEGQAQEMQKSSFAAMPGWDRDALREAWPAFLISCQTLVRRSEWKNACTTARQVNANDEGAIRAFFESGFTPYKVFNPDGSDTGLVTGYYEPLLRGSRKRGGPYQTPLYRAPDDLLTIDLASLYPELKNMRLRGRVVGNKVVPYSSRAELLQSGALAGKELVWVDDPVEAFFLQVQGSGRVQLADTQETVRLAYADQNGYPYKSIGRYLVDKGEMTLSQASAQGIKAWVIANPSRQNELLNVNPSYIFFKEEKIADPSKGPKGAMGLPLTGQRSIAVDPQHIPLGTPVFLATTQPNSDTVLQRLVLAQDTGGAIRGAVRADYFWGFGNEAGEKAGGMKQRGMMWVLLPNS, encoded by the coding sequence ATGTCACTTATTCAAACGAGCATCCGCCGCAGTTTACCCGCATTAGCCGTCATCGTCGCCGTATCGCTTGCCGCCTGTACGACCACGCCGTTGCCGCCTGCCACGCCGACGCCGCCTGTGACACCGGCCAAGCCAAGCGTGCCGGCTCAGCCCGAAGGCCAGGCGCAGGAAATGCAAAAGAGCAGCTTCGCCGCCATGCCGGGCTGGGACAGGGATGCCTTGCGTGAGGCCTGGCCGGCCTTCCTGATCTCGTGCCAGACGCTGGTCCGCCGCAGCGAATGGAAAAACGCCTGCACCACGGCGCGCCAGGTCAATGCCAATGACGAGGGCGCCATTCGCGCGTTCTTCGAATCCGGCTTCACGCCCTATAAGGTATTCAACCCGGACGGCAGCGACACCGGACTGGTGACCGGCTACTACGAGCCGTTGCTGCGCGGTTCGCGCAAGCGCGGCGGGCCGTATCAGACCCCTCTATATAGAGCGCCCGATGATTTGCTGACCATCGACCTGGCCAGCCTGTATCCGGAACTGAAGAACATGCGCCTGCGCGGGCGTGTGGTCGGCAACAAGGTAGTGCCGTATTCCTCGCGCGCCGAGTTGCTGCAATCGGGTGCGCTGGCGGGCAAGGAACTGGTCTGGGTGGATGATCCGGTGGAGGCGTTCTTCCTGCAGGTGCAGGGTTCAGGCCGCGTCCAGCTTGCCGACACCCAGGAAACCGTGCGCCTGGCCTATGCCGATCAGAACGGCTATCCCTACAAGTCGATCGGTCGTTATCTGGTCGACAAGGGCGAAATGACGCTGTCGCAGGCGTCTGCGCAGGGTATCAAGGCCTGGGTGATCGCCAATCCGTCGCGCCAGAACGAACTGTTGAACGTCAACCCGAGCTATATCTTCTTCAAGGAAGAGAAAATCGCCGATCCGTCCAAGGGGCCCAAGGGCGCCATGGGTTTGCCGCTGACCGGGCAGCGCTCGATTGCGGTTGACCCGCAGCATATCCCGTTGGGTACACCGGTATTTTTGGCGACGACGCAGCCCAATAGCGACACGGTCCTGCAGCGGCTGGTGCTGGCGCAGGATACCGGCGGCGCCATTCGCGGCGCGGTGCGGGCCGATTACTTCTGGGGATTCGGCAATGAAGCCGGCGAAAAGGCGGGCGGAATGAAGCAGCGCGGCATGATGTGGGTGCTGTTGCCCAATTCCTGA
- the trpE gene encoding anthranilate synthase component I, with amino-acid sequence MTELEFKSLASQGYNRIPLIAEAFADLETPLTLYLKLAQTQNAGKNTFLLESVVGGERFGRYSFIGLPATTKLRSFGNKIEVLKNDKVIESLEGNALEFIAEFQSRYKVAIRPGMPRFCGGLAGYFGYDAVRYIEKRLADSAPKDDLGLPDIQLLVTEELAVIDNLSGKLYLIVYTDPSQPEAFSKGRQRLKDLRAMLRRAADAPVTSGSVRTETVREFPKDEYLKAVAKAKEYVMAGDLMQVQIGQRLKKSYVDSPLMLYRALRSLNPSPYMYFYNFGDMQIVGASPEILVRNETIGQTSDGEAQKKITIRPLAGTRPRGSTPERDAQLATELLADPKEIAEHVMLIDLARNDIGRIATTGSVKVTDQMVIEKYSHVQHIVSNVEGLLKPGLSNLDVLKATFPAGTLSGAPKVRAMEIIDELEPTKRGIYGGACGYLSFGGEMDVAIAIRTGVIKDGTLYVQAAAGIVADSVPEMEWEETENKARAVLRAAEQVQDGLDGEI; translated from the coding sequence ATGACCGAACTCGAATTCAAATCGCTGGCCTCGCAAGGCTATAACCGCATTCCGCTGATCGCCGAAGCCTTCGCCGACCTGGAAACGCCGCTGACCCTCTACCTCAAACTGGCGCAAACCCAGAATGCCGGGAAGAACACCTTCCTGCTGGAATCGGTGGTCGGGGGCGAGCGTTTCGGCCGCTACTCCTTCATCGGCCTGCCGGCGACGACCAAGCTGCGCAGCTTCGGCAACAAGATTGAAGTCCTGAAGAACGACAAGGTGATCGAATCGCTGGAAGGCAATGCGCTCGAGTTCATCGCCGAATTCCAGTCGCGCTACAAGGTGGCGATCCGCCCCGGCATGCCGCGCTTCTGCGGCGGCCTGGCCGGCTACTTCGGCTATGACGCCGTGCGCTACATCGAAAAGCGCCTGGCCGACAGTGCGCCGAAGGACGACCTGGGCCTGCCCGACATCCAGTTGCTGGTCACCGAAGAACTGGCCGTCATCGACAATCTCTCCGGCAAACTCTACCTGATCGTCTACACCGACCCGTCGCAACCGGAAGCCTTCAGCAAAGGCCGCCAGCGTCTCAAGGATTTGCGCGCCATGCTGCGCCGCGCCGCCGATGCGCCGGTCACCAGCGGCTCGGTGCGCACCGAAACCGTACGCGAATTCCCCAAGGATGAATACCTGAAGGCCGTCGCCAAGGCCAAGGAATACGTCATGGCCGGCGACCTGATGCAAGTGCAGATCGGCCAGCGCCTGAAGAAATCCTACGTCGACTCGCCGCTGATGCTGTACCGCGCGCTGCGTTCGCTGAACCCGTCGCCGTACATGTACTTCTACAACTTCGGCGACATGCAGATCGTCGGCGCCTCGCCGGAAATCCTCGTGCGCAATGAAACCATCGGCCAGACCTCCGACGGCGAAGCGCAAAAGAAAATCACCATTCGTCCGCTGGCCGGTACCCGTCCACGCGGCTCGACCCCGGAACGTGATGCCCAGCTCGCCACCGAGCTGCTGGCCGACCCGAAGGAAATTGCCGAACACGTCATGCTGATCGACCTCGCGCGCAACGACATCGGCCGCATCGCCACCACCGGCAGCGTCAAGGTCACCGACCAGATGGTCATCGAAAAATATTCCCACGTGCAGCACATCGTCTCCAACGTCGAAGGCCTGCTCAAACCCGGCCTGTCGAATCTCGACGTCCTGAAAGCCACCTTCCCCGCCGGCACGCTGTCGGGCGCCCCGAAAGTGCGCGCAATGGAAATCATCGACGAGCTCGAGCCGACCAAGCGCGGCATCTACGGCGGCGCCTGCGGCTACCTGTCGTTCGGCGGCGAGATGGACGTCGCGATCGCGATCCGCACCGGCGTCATCAAGGACGGCACACTGTATGTGCAGGCCGCGGCCGGCATCGTCGCCGACTCGGTGCCGGAAATGGAATGGGAAGAAACCGAAAACAAGGCGCGTGCCGTTCTGCGCGCTGCCGAACAAGTGCAAGACGGACTGGATGGAGAAATCTAA